In Papio anubis isolate 15944 chromosome 17, Panubis1.0, whole genome shotgun sequence, the following are encoded in one genomic region:
- the SREBF1 gene encoding sterol regulatory element-binding protein 1 isoform X4, translating to MDCTFEDMLQLINNQDSDFPGLFDPPYAGSGAGGTDPASPDTSSPGSLSPPPTTLSSSLEDFLSGPKAAPSPLSPPQPAPTPLKMYPSVPTFSPGPGIKEESVPLSILQTPTPQPLPGALLPQSFPAPAPPQFSSTPVLGYPSPPGGFSTGSPPGSTQQPLPGLPLASPPGVPPVSLHTQVQSVAPQRLLTVTAAPTAAPATTTVTSQIQQVLLQPHFIKADSLLLTAMKTDGTTVKAAGLSPLVSGTTVQTGPLPTLVSGGTILATVPLVVDADKLPINRLAAGSKAPGSAQSRGEKRTAHNAIEKRYRSSINDKIIELKDLVVGTEAKLNKSAVLRKAIDYIRFLQHSNQKLKQENLSLRTAVHKSKSLKDLVSACGSEGNTDVLMEGVKTEVEDTLTPPPSDAGSPFQSSPLSLGSRGSGSGGSGSDSEPDSPVFEDSKAKPEQRPSPHSRGMLDRSRLALCTLVFLCLSCNPLASLLGARGLPGPSDITSVYHSPGRNVLGTESRDGPGWAQWLLPPVVWLLNGLLVLVSLVLLFVYGEPVTRPHSGPAVHFWRHRKQADLDLARGDFAQAAQQLWLALRALGRPLPTSHLDLACSLLWNLIRHLLQRLWVGRWLAGRAGGLQRDCSLRVDARASARDAALVYHKLHQLHTMGKYTGGHLTATNLALSALNLAECAGDAVSVATLAEIYVAAALRVKTSLPRTLHFLTRFFLSSARQACLAQSGSVPPAMQWLCHPVGHRFFVDGDWAVLSTPRETLYSLAGNPVDPLAQVTQLFREHLLERALNCVTQPNPSPGSADGDKEFSDALGYLQLLNSCSDAAGAPACSFSISSSMATTTGIDPVAKWWASLTAVVIHWLRRDEEAAERLCPLVEHLPRVLQESERPLPRAALHSFKAARALLGCAKAESGPASLTICEKASGYLQDSLATTPASSSIDKAVQLFLCDLLLVVRTSLWRQQQPPAPAPAAQGTSSGPQASALELRGFQRDLSSLRRLAQSFRPAMRRVFLHEATARLMAGASPTRTHQLLDRSLRRRAGPGGKGGAVAELEPRPTRREHAEALLLASCYLPPGFLSAPGQRVGMLAEAARTLEKLGDRRLLHDCQQMLMRLGGGTTVTSS from the exons ATGGATTGCACGTTCGAAG ACATGCTTCAGCTTATCAACAACCAAGACAGTGACTTCCCTGGCCTGTTTGACCCGCCCTATgctgggagtggggcagggggCACAGACCCTGCCAGCCCCGATACCAGCTCCCCAGGCAGCTTGTCTCCACCTCCTACCACACTGAGCTCCTCTCTTGAAGACTTCCTGAGCGGCCCGAAGGCAGCACCCTcacccctgtcccctccccagcctgcaccCACTCCATTGAAGATGTACCCGTCCGTGCCCACTTTCTCCCCTGGGCCTGGTATCAAGGAAGAGTCAGTGCCATTGAGCATCCTGCAGACCCCCACCCCGCAGCCCCTGCCAGGGGCCCTCCTGCCACAGAgcttcccagccccagccccaccgcAGTTCAGCTCCACCCCCGTGTTAGGCTACCCCAGCCCTCCGGGAGGCTTCTCTACAG GGAGCCCTCCTGGGAGCACCCAGCAGCCGCTGCCTGGCCTGCCACTGGCTTCCCCGCCAGGGGTCCCGCCCGTCTCCTTGCACACCCAGGTCCAGAGTGTGGCCCCCCAGCGGCTACTGACAGTCACAGCTGCCCCCACAGCAGCCCCTGCAACGACCACTGTGACCTCGCAGATCCAGCAG GTCCTGCTGCAGCCCCACTTCATCAAGGCAGACTCACTGCTTCTGACAGCCATGAAGACAGACGGAACCACTGTGAAGGCGGCGGGTCTCAGCCCCCTGGTCTCCGGCACCACTGTGCAGACAGGGCCTTTGCCG ACCCTGGTGAGTGGCGGAACCATCTTGGCAACAGTCCCGCTGGTTGTAGATGCGGACAAGCTACCTATCAACCGGCTGGCGGCTGGCAGCAAGGCCCCGGGCTCAGCCCAGAGCCGTGGAGAGAAGCGTACAGCCCACAACGCCATTGAGAAGCGATACCGCTCCTCCATCAATGACAAAATCATTGAGCTCAAGGATCTGGTGGTGGGCACTGAGGCAAAG CTGAATAAATCTGCTGTCTTGCGCAAGGCCATCGACTACATTCGCTTTCTGCAACACAGCAACCAGAAACTCAAGCAGGAGAACCTAAGTCTGCGCACTGCTGTCCACAAAAGCA AATCTCTGAAGGATCTGGTGTCGGCCTGTGGCAGTGAAGGGAACACAGACGTGCTCATGGAGGGCGTGAAGACTGAGGTGGAGGACACACTGACCCCACCCCCCTCGGATGCCGGCTCGCCCTTCCAGAGCAGCCCCTTGTCCCTTGGCAGCAggggcagtggcagtggtggcagtggcagtgacTCGGAGCCTGACAGCCCAGTCTTCGAGGACAGCAAG GCAAAGCCAGAGCAGCGGCCGTCTCCGCACAGCCGGGGCATGCTGGACCGCTCCCGCCTGGCCCTGTGCACACTCGTCTTCCTCTGCCTGTCCTGCAACCCCTTGGCCTCCTTGCTGGGGGCCCGGGGGCTTCCTGGCCCCTCAGATATCACCAGCGTCTACCACAGCCCTGGGCGCAACGTGCTGGGCACCGAGAGTAGAG ATGGccctggctgggcccagtggctgcTGCCCCCAGTGGTCTGGCTGCTCAATGGGCTGCTGGTGCTGGTCTCCTTGGTGCTTCTCTTTGTCTACGGTGAGCCAGTCACGCGGCCGCACTCAGGCCCCGCCGTGCACTTCTGGAGGCATCGCAAGCAGGCTGACTTGGACCTGGCCCGG GGGGACTTTGCCCAGGCTGCCCAGCAGCTGTGGCTGGCCCTGCGGGCACTGGGCCggcccctgcccacctcccacctGGACCTGGCTTGTAGCCTCCTCTGGAACCTCATCCGTCACCTGCTGCAGCGTCTCTGGGTGGGCCGCTGGCTGGCAGGCCGGGCGGGGGGCCTGCAGCGGGACTGTTCTCTGCGGGTGGATGCTCGCGCCAGCGCCCGAGACGCAGCCCTGGTCTACCATAAGCTGCACCAGCTGCACACCATGG GGAAGTACACAGGCGGGCACCTCACTGCCACCAACCTGGCGCTGAGTGCCCTGAACCTGGCAGAGTGTGCAGGGGATGCTGTGTCTGTGGCAACGCTGGCCGAGATCTATGTGGCAGCTGCATTGAGAGTGAAGACCAGTCTCCCACGGACCTTGCATTTTCTGACA CGCTTCTTCCTGAGCAGTGCCCGCCAGgcctgcctggcacagagtggctCTGTGCCTCCTGCCATGCAGTGGCTCTGCCACCCCGTGGGCCACCGTTTCTTCGTGGATGGGGACTGGGCCGTGCTCAGTACCCCACGGGAGACCCTGTACAGCTTGGCTGGTAACCCAG TGGACCCCCTGGCCCAGGTGACTCAGCTATTCCGGGAACATCTCTTGGAGCGAGCACTGAACTGTGTGACCCAGCCCAACCCCAGCCCTGGGTCAGCTGATGGGGACAA GGAATTCTCGGATGCCCTCGGGTACCTGCAGCTGCTGAACAGCTGTTCTGATGCGGCGGGGGCTCCtgcctgcagcttctccatcagttCCAGCATGGCCACCACCACCG GCATAGACCCAGTGGCCAAGTGGTGGGCCTCTCTGACAGCTGTGGTGATCCACTGGCTGCGGCGGGACGAGGAGGCGGCTGAGCGGCTGTGCCCACTGGTGGAGCACCTGCCCCGGGTGCTGCAGGAGTCTGA GAGACCCCTGCCCAGGGCGGCTCTGCACTCCTTCAAGGCTGCCCGGGCCCTGCTGGGCTGTGCCAAGGCAGAGTCTGGTCCAGCCAGCCTGACCATCTGTGAGAAGGCCAGTGGGTACCTGCAGGACAGCCTGGCTACCACACCAGCCAGCAGCTCCATTGACAAG GCCGTGCAGCTGTTCCTGTGTGACCTGCTCCTTGTGGTACGCACCAGCCTGTGGCGGCAGCAGCAgcccccggccccggccccggcagCCCAGGGCACCAGCAGCGGGCCTCAGGCTTCTGCCCTTGAGCTGCGTGGCTTCCAACGGGACCTGAGCAGCTTGAGGCGGCTGGCACAGAGCTTCCGGCCTGCCATGCGGAGG GTGTTTCTACATGAGGCCACGGCCCGGCTGATGGCAGGGGCCAGCCCCACACGGACACACCAACTCCTCGACCGCAGTCTCAGGCGGCGGGCAGGCCCCGGTGGCAAAGGAG
- the SREBF1 gene encoding sterol regulatory element-binding protein 1 isoform X1, with protein MDEPPFSEAALEQALGGPCDLDAALLTDIEDMLQLINNQDSDFPGLFDPPYAGSGAGGTDPASPDTSSPGSLSPPPTTLSSSLEDFLSGPKAAPSPLSPPQPAPTPLKMYPSVPTFSPGPGIKEESVPLSILQTPTPQPLPGALLPQSFPAPAPPQFSSTPVLGYPSPPGGFSTGSPPGSTQQPLPGLPLASPPGVPPVSLHTQVQSVAPQRLLTVTAAPTAAPATTTVTSQIQQVPVLLQPHFIKADSLLLTAMKTDGTTVKAAGLSPLVSGTTVQTGPLPTLVSGGTILATVPLVVDADKLPINRLAAGSKAPGSAQSRGEKRTAHNAIEKRYRSSINDKIIELKDLVVGTEAKLNKSAVLRKAIDYIRFLQHSNQKLKQENLSLRTAVHKSKSLKDLVSACGSEGNTDVLMEGVKTEVEDTLTPPPSDAGSPFQSSPLSLGSRGSGSGGSGSDSEPDSPVFEDSKAKPEQRPSPHSRGMLDRSRLALCTLVFLCLSCNPLASLLGARGLPGPSDITSVYHSPGRNVLGTESRDGPGWAQWLLPPVVWLLNGLLVLVSLVLLFVYGEPVTRPHSGPAVHFWRHRKQADLDLARGDFAQAAQQLWLALRALGRPLPTSHLDLACSLLWNLIRHLLQRLWVGRWLAGRAGGLQRDCSLRVDARASARDAALVYHKLHQLHTMGKYTGGHLTATNLALSALNLAECAGDAVSVATLAEIYVAAALRVKTSLPRTLHFLTRFFLSSARQACLAQSGSVPPAMQWLCHPVGHRFFVDGDWAVLSTPRETLYSLAGNPVDPLAQVTQLFREHLLERALNCVTQPNPSPGSADGDKEFSDALGYLQLLNSCSDAAGAPACSFSISSSMATTTGIDPVAKWWASLTAVVIHWLRRDEEAAERLCPLVEHLPRVLQESERPLPRAALHSFKAARALLGCAKAESGPASLTICEKASGYLQDSLATTPASSSIDKAVQLFLCDLLLVVRTSLWRQQQPPAPAPAAQGTSSGPQASALELRGFQRDLSSLRRLAQSFRPAMRRVFLHEATARLMAGASPTRTHQLLDRSLRRRAGPGGKGGAVAELEPRPTRREHAEALLLASCYLPPGFLSAPGQRVGMLAEAARTLEKLGDRRLLHDCQQMLMRLGGGTTVTSS; from the exons ATGGACGAGCCGCCCTTCAGCGAGGCGGCTTTGGAGCAGGCGCTGGGCGGGCCGTGCGATCTGGACGCGGCGCTGCTGACCGACATCGAAG ACATGCTTCAGCTTATCAACAACCAAGACAGTGACTTCCCTGGCCTGTTTGACCCGCCCTATgctgggagtggggcagggggCACAGACCCTGCCAGCCCCGATACCAGCTCCCCAGGCAGCTTGTCTCCACCTCCTACCACACTGAGCTCCTCTCTTGAAGACTTCCTGAGCGGCCCGAAGGCAGCACCCTcacccctgtcccctccccagcctgcaccCACTCCATTGAAGATGTACCCGTCCGTGCCCACTTTCTCCCCTGGGCCTGGTATCAAGGAAGAGTCAGTGCCATTGAGCATCCTGCAGACCCCCACCCCGCAGCCCCTGCCAGGGGCCCTCCTGCCACAGAgcttcccagccccagccccaccgcAGTTCAGCTCCACCCCCGTGTTAGGCTACCCCAGCCCTCCGGGAGGCTTCTCTACAG GGAGCCCTCCTGGGAGCACCCAGCAGCCGCTGCCTGGCCTGCCACTGGCTTCCCCGCCAGGGGTCCCGCCCGTCTCCTTGCACACCCAGGTCCAGAGTGTGGCCCCCCAGCGGCTACTGACAGTCACAGCTGCCCCCACAGCAGCCCCTGCAACGACCACTGTGACCTCGCAGATCCAGCAGGTCCCG GTCCTGCTGCAGCCCCACTTCATCAAGGCAGACTCACTGCTTCTGACAGCCATGAAGACAGACGGAACCACTGTGAAGGCGGCGGGTCTCAGCCCCCTGGTCTCCGGCACCACTGTGCAGACAGGGCCTTTGCCG ACCCTGGTGAGTGGCGGAACCATCTTGGCAACAGTCCCGCTGGTTGTAGATGCGGACAAGCTACCTATCAACCGGCTGGCGGCTGGCAGCAAGGCCCCGGGCTCAGCCCAGAGCCGTGGAGAGAAGCGTACAGCCCACAACGCCATTGAGAAGCGATACCGCTCCTCCATCAATGACAAAATCATTGAGCTCAAGGATCTGGTGGTGGGCACTGAGGCAAAG CTGAATAAATCTGCTGTCTTGCGCAAGGCCATCGACTACATTCGCTTTCTGCAACACAGCAACCAGAAACTCAAGCAGGAGAACCTAAGTCTGCGCACTGCTGTCCACAAAAGCA AATCTCTGAAGGATCTGGTGTCGGCCTGTGGCAGTGAAGGGAACACAGACGTGCTCATGGAGGGCGTGAAGACTGAGGTGGAGGACACACTGACCCCACCCCCCTCGGATGCCGGCTCGCCCTTCCAGAGCAGCCCCTTGTCCCTTGGCAGCAggggcagtggcagtggtggcagtggcagtgacTCGGAGCCTGACAGCCCAGTCTTCGAGGACAGCAAG GCAAAGCCAGAGCAGCGGCCGTCTCCGCACAGCCGGGGCATGCTGGACCGCTCCCGCCTGGCCCTGTGCACACTCGTCTTCCTCTGCCTGTCCTGCAACCCCTTGGCCTCCTTGCTGGGGGCCCGGGGGCTTCCTGGCCCCTCAGATATCACCAGCGTCTACCACAGCCCTGGGCGCAACGTGCTGGGCACCGAGAGTAGAG ATGGccctggctgggcccagtggctgcTGCCCCCAGTGGTCTGGCTGCTCAATGGGCTGCTGGTGCTGGTCTCCTTGGTGCTTCTCTTTGTCTACGGTGAGCCAGTCACGCGGCCGCACTCAGGCCCCGCCGTGCACTTCTGGAGGCATCGCAAGCAGGCTGACTTGGACCTGGCCCGG GGGGACTTTGCCCAGGCTGCCCAGCAGCTGTGGCTGGCCCTGCGGGCACTGGGCCggcccctgcccacctcccacctGGACCTGGCTTGTAGCCTCCTCTGGAACCTCATCCGTCACCTGCTGCAGCGTCTCTGGGTGGGCCGCTGGCTGGCAGGCCGGGCGGGGGGCCTGCAGCGGGACTGTTCTCTGCGGGTGGATGCTCGCGCCAGCGCCCGAGACGCAGCCCTGGTCTACCATAAGCTGCACCAGCTGCACACCATGG GGAAGTACACAGGCGGGCACCTCACTGCCACCAACCTGGCGCTGAGTGCCCTGAACCTGGCAGAGTGTGCAGGGGATGCTGTGTCTGTGGCAACGCTGGCCGAGATCTATGTGGCAGCTGCATTGAGAGTGAAGACCAGTCTCCCACGGACCTTGCATTTTCTGACA CGCTTCTTCCTGAGCAGTGCCCGCCAGgcctgcctggcacagagtggctCTGTGCCTCCTGCCATGCAGTGGCTCTGCCACCCCGTGGGCCACCGTTTCTTCGTGGATGGGGACTGGGCCGTGCTCAGTACCCCACGGGAGACCCTGTACAGCTTGGCTGGTAACCCAG TGGACCCCCTGGCCCAGGTGACTCAGCTATTCCGGGAACATCTCTTGGAGCGAGCACTGAACTGTGTGACCCAGCCCAACCCCAGCCCTGGGTCAGCTGATGGGGACAA GGAATTCTCGGATGCCCTCGGGTACCTGCAGCTGCTGAACAGCTGTTCTGATGCGGCGGGGGCTCCtgcctgcagcttctccatcagttCCAGCATGGCCACCACCACCG GCATAGACCCAGTGGCCAAGTGGTGGGCCTCTCTGACAGCTGTGGTGATCCACTGGCTGCGGCGGGACGAGGAGGCGGCTGAGCGGCTGTGCCCACTGGTGGAGCACCTGCCCCGGGTGCTGCAGGAGTCTGA GAGACCCCTGCCCAGGGCGGCTCTGCACTCCTTCAAGGCTGCCCGGGCCCTGCTGGGCTGTGCCAAGGCAGAGTCTGGTCCAGCCAGCCTGACCATCTGTGAGAAGGCCAGTGGGTACCTGCAGGACAGCCTGGCTACCACACCAGCCAGCAGCTCCATTGACAAG GCCGTGCAGCTGTTCCTGTGTGACCTGCTCCTTGTGGTACGCACCAGCCTGTGGCGGCAGCAGCAgcccccggccccggccccggcagCCCAGGGCACCAGCAGCGGGCCTCAGGCTTCTGCCCTTGAGCTGCGTGGCTTCCAACGGGACCTGAGCAGCTTGAGGCGGCTGGCACAGAGCTTCCGGCCTGCCATGCGGAGG GTGTTTCTACATGAGGCCACGGCCCGGCTGATGGCAGGGGCCAGCCCCACACGGACACACCAACTCCTCGACCGCAGTCTCAGGCGGCGGGCAGGCCCCGGTGGCAAAGGAG